The Oceanimonas doudoroffii DNA window GGCAGTGGATTAACTCCGGTGGTCTGGGCACCATGGGCTTTGGCCTGCCCGCCGCCATGGGCGCCAAGCTGGGTTGCCCCGAGGCGGTGTCGGTGTGCGTGACCGGTGACGGCTCCATTCAGATGAACATTCAGGAGCTGTCCACCTGTATGCAATACAACATACCGGTGAAAATCATCTCCATGAACAACAGCGCCCTGGGCATGGTGAAGCAGTGGCAGAAGATGTTCTATGAAGGCCGCCAGAGCCATTCCTACATGGACTCGCTGCCCGACTTCGTCAAGCTGGCCGAGTCTTACGGCCATGTGGGCATGAAGGTGACGGATCCGGCCAAGCTGGATGAAGCCCTGGAGAAGTGCTTCTCCATGACCGACAAGCTGGTATTCATGGATATTCAGATCGATCCGGAAGAGCATGTATATCCCATGCAAATCAAGACCGGAGCCATGGATGAAATGTGGTTGAGCAAAACGGAGCGAACCTGATGCGGCGTATTATTTCCCTGTTGCTGGAAAATGAGTCCGGTGCCCTGAGCCGGGTGGTGGGGCTGTTTTCCCAGCGGGCCTATAACATTGAAACCCTGACAGTGGCGCCCACCGAGGATCCCACCCTGTCGCGCATGACCATAGTCACCACAGGTGACGAGCGGGTGATCGAGCAGATCACCAAGCAGCTCAACAAGCTGGTGGACGTGCTTAAGGTCAGCGACCTGACCGACGGCGATCACATCGAGCGGGAAATTGTGCTGGTCAAGGTGCGCGCCGACGGCAGTAACCGCGACGAGGTTAAGCGCACCGCCGACATCTTTCGCGGCCAGATCGTGGATGTTACGCCGCACCTGTATACGGTGCAGCTGGTGGGCACCAGCGATAAGCTCGACGCCTTTATTCGCAACATGAGCGACACCACCGAAGTGGTGGAAGTGGTGCGCAGCGGCGTCTGTGGCGTGTCCCGGGGTGAAAAGGCCCTACGCGCCTGAGCCGCCGGCCGCTGAATGCAAAAACCGCCCGCGGGCGGTTTTTTTGTGGCCGTAAACGGGGGCTCCTATGCTTTAACGCAGGAGGCTCTGATGCGCTATCACTCTTTGTTCTGGCTGTCGTGGTTCTGGCTGGTGCCGGCGCAGGCCGATACCATGCGCTGTGACAACCACCTGATCACCCGCGGTGATCCGGTGGCCCTGTTGTTGCTGCACTGCGGTGAGCCGCTGGTGCGGGAGCGGGCCTGGCGTCATTTTCATGACCGCTACGGTTACCGCCACAGCCGTGCCGACGGTGAACGCTGGACCTATCATTTCGGCCGGCATCAATTTATGCAGATCGTCACCATTCGCCACGGCCGCGTGGTGCGCATTGAAAACGGCCCCCGGGGCTGACCCCGATTAGCTTGACCCGGCTCCCGGGGCGTTTCAAAAAAAGTTGACATTCGTTACCAGCGATTGAAAATCAGAGCCAGAGATATGGGTGGGAGCCAGCAATGCCAACGGAGAGTGGAACGGCCCGGAGCGGGTCGGCCCTTGTGCTGAACAATACGGCCACGGATATCGCCTTGAGTGCACCGCACGAGGCGCTGTTGCTGTATGCGGAGCTGGTCGAGGGACTGGCGATGCTCTACGGCCGGCATGCCGAGGCGGTGCTCTATTCCCTGCATGAGCCGGCCGGCGTGGCCCTGCGGGTAGCCGGCGGCAACCGCCAGCCCGGTGCCGCCATGACCGATGCCGAGCAGCGGCTGCTGGCCGAGCTGCAGCGTCGGGGCGGCAACCGGCTGTGTCTGACCCATCAGCGCCTGGGGGCACCGGTGCGCAGCCTGTTGCAGGCCTTGCGCGGCCCCGCCGGTGAGCTCACCGGCGTGCTCTGCCTGCACCTGGATCTAAGCGCGCCCCTGCATCAGCTGGTGGCCGATTTGCTGCCACCGGAAAACGAGCGGCCCCAGGCCTCGGCGGAAAACTTCAGCAACAACGTGGAAGAGCTGGTCACCCTTACCGTGGAGCGCACCATAGACGCCATCAATGCCGATCCGGACGTGGCCAACAACGCCAAGAACAAGCAGATTGTCACCACCCTCTTTGAAAAAGGCATCTTCGACATCAAGGACGCCATTGCCATGGTGTCGGACAAGCTCAACATTTCCAAACACACTGTCTACCTCTATATCAGACAGAAGAAACGCGATGACGAAGAGACATCGCCCAAATAACCAGGAGAACCCATGACTAAAACCGTAATCGCCACCGACCAGGCTCCCGCCGCCATTGGCCCCTATGTGCAGGCCACCCGTGTAGGCAACATGGTCTACACCTCTGGCCAGATCCCCCTGGACCCGGCCAGCATGGACGTGGTGGAAGGCGGCATTGAGGCCCAGACCAAGCAGGTAATGGACAACCTGATGGCGGTACTGGCCGAAGCCGGTGCCGATGCCTCCAGTGTGGTCAAGACCACCTGCTTCCTGTCCGACATGAACAACTTCCTGGCCTTCAACGAAGTCTATGCCAGCTACTTTGCCGCCGGCGCCCCGGCCCGCTCCTGTGTGGAGGTGGCCCGCCTGCCCAAGGACGTGCTGGTGGAAGTGGAAGCCATCGCCCTGGTCAAGTAAGTGCCTCAAAGAGCGGCTGCGGCCGCTCTTTTTCTTTCTGCGGATTTACTCTCATGACCGAGACTCCCCTGCATTTTGCCCTGCTGGTCACCGGCCCCTGTTACGGCACTCAAGGCGCCGCCGACGCCTGGCGTTTTGCCGCCGCCGTGCTGGCGCAGGGCCATGCCATCGACAACGTGTTCTTCTATCAGGAAGGGGTGCATAACGGTAATGCCCTGGTGCAGCCCGCCAGTGATGAATTTGACCTTCACCGGGCCTGGGTGGAACTGGCCGAGCGCCATGCATTTACCCTGGACCTGTGTGTGGCGGCGGCGCTGCGGCGAGGGGTGTGTGACCAAAGTGGTGCCAGTGAAACCGGCCTGGCCGACGGCAATGTAACCGCGCCCTTTCGCCTCAGTGGCCTTGGCGCCCTGGCCCAGGCGGCGTTGACCGCCGATCGCGTGGTGCAATTCTGATGAACAAGGTTGCCTTTATATTTCATACGCCGCCCCATGGCAGTGCCGCCGGCCGTGAAGGACTGGACGCGGTGCTGGCCGCCTCGGCCCTGAGCGAGGAGCTGGCGGTGTTCTTTATCGATGACGGTGTCTATCAGCTCAAATCCGGGCAGGCACCGGCGGCCATTCACGGCCGGGACTATGCCCCCACCTTTGGCCTGCTGGAGCTATATGACATTGAGCGAGTGTATGTGTGCGCCGAGTCCCTGGCCGAACGGGGGCTGACCCAGGCCGAGCTGACCATAGATACCATTCTCTGTGACGCGCACGAGCTCGGCTGCCGCCTGGCCGAGCACCATGTGCGCCTGACTTTCTGAGGACTTATGCTGCATACCGTCAAGGACTCCCCCTTAAGCCATCGCAGCCTGGATCGGGTGTTGCTCCGTCTGCGGCCGGAGGATCACCTGGTGCTGTGGCAGGATGCGGTGATCGCCGCCACCCTGCCGGCCTGGCAGGCCCGGCTGCAGCCCCTGGCCGACGCCGGTCACCTGCATGTGATGCTCGAAGATCTTGAGGCTCGCGGCCTTGAAACCCTTGTGGGCAAGCCGCTCACCATGACCGGCCTGGTCGATCTGGTGGTGGAGCAGGGCAGTCCCACGGCCTGGTAACCGGCATGCCGGGCACCAGTGACGGCGGTCGGCACGCAGAG harbors:
- the ilvN gene encoding acetolactate synthase small subunit; its protein translation is MRRIISLLLENESGALSRVVGLFSQRAYNIETLTVAPTEDPTLSRMTIVTTGDERVIEQITKQLNKLVDVLKVSDLTDGDHIEREIVLVKVRADGSNRDEVKRTADIFRGQIVDVTPHLYTVQLVGTSDKLDAFIRNMSDTTEVVEVVRSGVCGVSRGEKALRA
- the tusC gene encoding sulfurtransferase complex subunit TusC; protein product: MNKVAFIFHTPPHGSAAGREGLDAVLAASALSEELAVFFIDDGVYQLKSGQAPAAIHGRDYAPTFGLLELYDIERVYVCAESLAERGLTQAELTIDTILCDAHELGCRLAEHHVRLTF
- a CDS encoding DUF2845 domain-containing protein; protein product: MRYHSLFWLSWFWLVPAQADTMRCDNHLITRGDPVALLLLHCGEPLVRERAWRHFHDRYGYRHSRADGERWTYHFGRHQFMQIVTIRHGRVVRIENGPRG
- a CDS encoding helix-turn-helix transcriptional regulator, translated to MSAPHEALLLYAELVEGLAMLYGRHAEAVLYSLHEPAGVALRVAGGNRQPGAAMTDAEQRLLAELQRRGGNRLCLTHQRLGAPVRSLLQALRGPAGELTGVLCLHLDLSAPLHQLVADLLPPENERPQASAENFSNNVEELVTLTVERTIDAINADPDVANNAKNKQIVTTLFEKGIFDIKDAIAMVSDKLNISKHTVYLYIRQKKRDDEETSPK
- the tusB gene encoding sulfurtransferase complex subunit TusB, producing the protein MLHTVKDSPLSHRSLDRVLLRLRPEDHLVLWQDAVIAATLPAWQARLQPLADAGHLHVMLEDLEARGLETLVGKPLTMTGLVDLVVEQGSPTAW
- the tusD gene encoding sulfurtransferase complex subunit TusD; this encodes MTETPLHFALLVTGPCYGTQGAADAWRFAAAVLAQGHAIDNVFFYQEGVHNGNALVQPASDEFDLHRAWVELAERHAFTLDLCVAAALRRGVCDQSGASETGLADGNVTAPFRLSGLGALAQAALTADRVVQF
- a CDS encoding RidA family protein, with amino-acid sequence MTKTVIATDQAPAAIGPYVQATRVGNMVYTSGQIPLDPASMDVVEGGIEAQTKQVMDNLMAVLAEAGADASSVVKTTCFLSDMNNFLAFNEVYASYFAAGAPARSCVEVARLPKDVLVEVEAIALVK